The window GATAAGTAAAAAGGAATAACCCTCAGCAATAGAGAGAATGCGGAAAATATTAATCATTAGTAGACTTTTTCAAATCGTTCAATGACAAAGGTATGTTAGTCTCCCGACCATACAATTTGATTTCTTGAATATCTGCAGGTAGGTAGAACCCTTCTGCCATCAAGGCACGTTTCACATTACCAATCACTCGTCCTTTAGTCTCTGATGCCACTCGCCCGTAATCAACTGTATCCACCCAAAACATGACTTTTAGATTAACGGTACTGGTAGCCAGCTCATCTTCCATCACATAACTGCTGTGCTCCTCGTCAGAAACTACCTTTGGGTCTTCATTTATGGATCGCATAATGGTTTCCTTGGCTAGATTGATATCATCTTCATAATCTAGTCCCACTAGGAAATCCCAACGGAAAAATCCATCCTCAGTGTAGTTCGTTACTGGTTGTGTAATCACATCACTATTAGGAATATAAACATCTTTACCATCAAAGGTTTTGAGTTTTGTATATCGAAACTCCAATGATTTTACTTTACCAAAATTAGAGCCTATTTCAACCGTATCATTTACATTAAAAGGTCGATTAAAACTTAAAATAATACCAGCAATGAAGTTTTGACCTATGTCTTTAAACGCAAAACCTAAAATGACCGCACTCGCACCTGCAGTGGCAAAAATACCAGCGCTAATATCACCAAAACCGGCTACCCGTAGTCCTAACACGATGACGGCAACTATCAGTAAGAAACGAATCGATCTACCTAAAAACCGACTCATCAAGGGGTCATTAGTTCTTGCTCTTGCCCTGCGAGTGGCAAAACGACTAATCATACCTGCAATTAAGAAACCTAAGATAATAATGATCAAACCCAATCCTAATCTAGGAAGGGTTTCAATCAACTCCTCGTAATAGTGACTTAGGGTTTCAGTCAGTTGATTTTGAAAATCAACCTTGTTGGTTGTATTGTTCTGCATT of the Nonlabens marinus S1-08 genome contains:
- a CDS encoding mechanosensitive ion channel family protein, producing the protein MQNNTTNKVDFQNQLTETLSHYYEELIETLPRLGLGLIIIILGFLIAGMISRFATRRARARTNDPLMSRFLGRSIRFLLIVAVIVLGLRVAGFGDISAGIFATAGASAVILGFAFKDIGQNFIAGIILSFNRPFNVNDTVEIGSNFGKVKSLEFRYTKLKTFDGKDVYIPNSDVITQPVTNYTEDGFFRWDFLVGLDYEDDINLAKETIMRSINEDPKVVSDEEHSSYVMEDELATSTVNLKVMFWVDTVDYGRVASETKGRVIGNVKRALMAEGFYLPADIQEIKLYGRETNIPLSLNDLKKSTND